The sequence ACTGGCAACAGGCGATGTGGAACTCGATCTCCATTGCCCCGATTGCCACGCTTTTGTCGGTTAGCTTCGGGACTCTTGCCGCCATTGGGCTGAGTTCCGAGCACGTGCCGTTCCGGCGCCCGATCATGGCGATCCTGATTTCGCCGATGATTGTGCCGCTGATCATTTCGGCGGCGGGGATGTACTTCTTCTATTCCCGGCTTGGGCTTCAGGGGACGTTCTGGGGGGTTGTTCTGGCGCACGCGGCGCTTGGTATCCCCTTCGTGATTATCACGGTTACTGCAACGCTTGTGGGTTTTGACCGGTCGCTGACGCGCGCGGCGGCGAATATGGGCGCCGATCCGGTCACCACCTTCTTCCGGGTGCAGATGCCGCTGATTCTGCCGGGGGTGATTTCGGGGGGCCTGTTCGCCTTCATCACCTCGTTCGACGAGGTGGTCGTGGTGCTCTTTGTCGGGTCGGCGGGGCAGAAAACCCTGCCATGGCAGATGTTTACGGGCCTGCGTGAGCAGATTTCCCCGACGATCCTTGCCGTGGCGACGATCCTTGTGGCGATCTCGATCTGCTTGCTAACAACGGTCGAATTGCTTCGTCGCCGCTCCGAGCGCCTGCGCGGGATGAGCCCGGGCTGACGGTGATCAAGAGTTACAGGAAGGCCGGGCCAGGTGCCCGGCCTTTTTATTTGGCGCGGATTACGTCAATGATCCGCCCGTCGCGATATTCGCTGACCGCCACGATCCGTCCATCCGGCCAGTCTGACCTTGCCATATCGCCATGATCGCCAAACAGCTTTTGCCTCGAAATGGTCGGAACGCCCGCATTCTCCAAGGGTTTCTGAGCGTGTTGCCATCCATCGCTGATTAGGGTCACGCCGGCCTCGGTGACCACGGCATCAATGGAGGCTCCGGGCGTTGTGCGATGCAGGACGTCCTGCATGATCTTTGGGCCGCTCTTGCTTAGCAACGAGGTTGTGACAATGGTCATCCGCGCCCCTTCGGCGACGTCGCTGTGACCGCCCGAGCCACCGATGATTCGTCCGTCACTGGTGGTGGTTACATTCACGTTGAGGCCGCGATCGACCTCGGCCGCGCCAAGCACCACGACACCCAGTTGATGTGCGACGGCATCGGAGCGCGCAGGACTGGCGTAGTCCGAGGCGGAAATGCCGTGGTGCAAGGGATCGCGCGCGTAGGATTGTACCGCAATCTGATCGAAAGCCTGCACGTCGCGTAACTCGTGGAACAGACCGGCTTTGTGCATCTCGATCAAGGGGCCCGTAATGCCGCCGCAGGCGAAATCGCCACAAACCCCACGCGCGGCCATGAGTGGCGCGAGCTTTCGTGCCACGGCAATCGAGGTTGCGCCTGCGCCTGTCTGAAAGGAAAACCCGGGCCTGCGCAATTCCGTTAAGTCGATAAGCGCTGCTGTCATGGCCGCGATCTTATCGCCCTCGGGGCCGGGTTGCCGGGCTGTCGTGCCCGATGCGATCTTGCCAGCCTCACCAAGACTGTCGAGTTTGACGATCTGGTCGATGCGGTTTGACGGGATGCACACCCGCGGCAAGTCCTGATCCGGCATATCTGTTGCGGCGATGACGTGTCGGGCGTGTCCGGCATCCACCATGGCATACCCCAAGGGCCCGCAAGCGGACCTGCCGATGGCCCCGGTGATATTCCCTGCTGCATCCACCGCCGGGGCGGCAATCATCGCAAGGTCGATGGCAAGGCGGCCATCCTCGATCGCGGCGGCACGGCCGCCATGGGTTTGCAATACCGCCGGAGTCGCAAGCCTGCCCGCGCCAACAGCATCTGCGACGGGCCCGTTCATGTAGCTGGTGGTTATTCGCGTTATGATCTCGTCTTCAATCAGCGGGACAAGACCGGCATGGCAGGGAAAGATCGACGACGGTGCAATGTGCAGGCCACGCAGGCCCATGCGCGCGCAGGTATTCAGGGTCTCGACCATCAGCGTATCACCATTCCTCAGATGGTGATGAAACGAGACTGTCCCCCCGTCTTGCAGGCCGGAGGCTGCTATTGCGTCTTGAAGCGTTGCAGATCGTCGGGGAGTGCGACCCGATCTTGGCTTGCGTGGTGCACCGAGGGCAGGGCCCACCCCATCCCAAGGCGTCACCGGGCCATAGCCCTGGATGAACGCCGGCAGGGTGGGGCGGCCCGCCACTTAACTGCGAACCTGTTTCTCGTAGCCTTCGGCGATTTCACGGGTGAGTTGGCCAACCTCGAACGTATAGTCGCCAATTTGCCCGACGGGTGTCACTTCGGCGGCCGAACCAGTCAGCCAGCACTGTTCGAACCCTTCCAGTTCTTCGGGCATGATGTGGCGCACGTTTACCTTGATCCCGCGTTCTTCCAGCATCTTGATCACGGTCTGGCGGGTCAGGCCGTTCAGGATGGCGTCAGGGTCAGGCGTGTGAACCTCGCCATCCTTGACAAAGAACACGTTGGCGCCGGTCGCCTCGGCCACGTAGCCACGGTAATCCATGAACAGCGCGTCCGAGCACCCCTTGGCCTCGGCGGCGTGTTTGGACATGGTGCAGATCATGTAAAGACCGGCGGCCTTGGCGGCGGTGGGGATGGTGTCGGGGCTGGGGCGTTTCCACTTGGCAATGTCCAGCTTGGCGCCTTTCATCTTGGCGTCGCCGTAATAGTTGCCCCATTCCCACGCCGCCACGGCCATACGGACCGGGTTGCGCGCACTGGCAACGCCCATGTCTTCACCCGCGCCACGGAAGGCGACAACACGCACATAGGCGTTGTCCAGCCCGTTGGCGTCCAGCACGGCCTGTTTGGCGGTCTCGATCTGGTCAACGCTGTAGGGGATTTCCATATCCATCAGCTCACCCGATTTCAGCAGGCGCTCGGAGTGTTTGCGCGAAAGGAAAATCTTGCCGTCATAGCACCGCTCACCCTCGAACACCGAGCTGGCATAGTGCAGTGCGTGGGTCAGGATATGAACATTGGCATCACGCCAATCGACCAATTGCCCATCCATCCAGATCTTGCCGTCACGATCATCGTAGCCAGTCATGATTTCTCTCCCGCTCCAAGGGTAAGCTTTGCAAATGTTGCGCAGAAAATGTCCGGTGCGGACATAAAATTGCGCTAAAACTGCGATTCGCTACCAGTTCACTCTTGGAATGTCAATAAAGCTGACATAATGTGACAAGTAGATTTGAACTCGGTTCGGAGGATGCGGCATGCCGGAACGCCAAGGTGGTGAGACCCTCCTGTTTTTGACTGACGAGCAGCTTCGACAGGGTATCGAAGCCATGTTTTTTGCCTACCGGGGGTTCACTGCCGATCCCGATCGTATCCTTGCCACGATGGCCTATGGGCGGGCGCATCACCGGGCCTTGCACTTTATTTCGCGCTGTCCGGGGACGACGGTGAACAATCTTTTGGGCATCCTAGGCGTGACCAAGCAATCGCTGAACCGCGTGCTGCGCACCCTGATCGAAGATGGCCTTGTGGAAAGTCGCATCGGGACGTCAGACAAGCGCGAGCGCAATCTTCACCTGACCGAAGATGGCAAGGCACTTGAACGCAAGCTCTCGGATGCACAGCGCAACCGGATGCGCGCGGCCTATCGCGAGGCCGGACCCGAAGCCGTCACAGGGTTTCGGCAGGTTCTTGAGGCCATGATGGACCCTGAGATGCGCCGAAAATACCATGCCATCCGGGAGAAGGACACATGATAGCGCCAGAGCCTCACCTTCTGATCGTGGACGATGACGAGCGCATTCGTGGTCTCTTGCGAAAATTCCTTGCGCGGCATGGGTTTCTTGTATCGGTGGCCCGCGACGCGGAACATGCGCGGCGCGTCCTGTCGGGATTGGAATTCGACATGATCGTCATGGACGTGATGATGCCCGGCGAAGATGGTGTGGCGCTGACCAGGTCCTTGCGCGAAACGCTGACGACGCCGATCTTGTTGCTGACGGCCAAGGGGGAAACCGAAGACCGTATCAGTGGGCTAGAGGCGGGTGCGGATGACTATCTTGCCAAACCCTTCGAGCCGAAGGAGCTTTTGCTGCGCATCAATGCGATCCTGCGTCGTATGCCCGAGCCTGAAGCCGAAGCCGCCGCGCCAAAGGTGCTGCACATGGGAGGGGTGCGTTTCGATATCGAGCGCGCGGAACTGATGCGCGGAGATGCCCCTGTGCGCCTGACCGCGACGGAAGTTCAATTGATGCGTATCTTCTCGGAAAACCTGCGTGAGCCGGTTAGTCGTGCGAAACTGGTCGAGGAACTGGGCCGCGACAAGGGGCAGGCGCAGGAGCGCGCGGTTGATGTGCAAATCACACGCTTGCGGCGCAAGATCGAAGCCGATCCCAAGCAACCGCGTTACCTGCAAACGGTGCGCGGTGAGGGTTACATGCTGGCCCCCGACTGAGCGGGCCTGTCTATAAGGAGCGCCTTCGGCGCGCAGTTTGGCGATGGTCAGGGGGCTTTGCCCCCTCTTGGCCTGCGGCCAATTCACCCCCAAGGTACTTGACCCAAGAAAAAGCCGTGACCCGGATCTCTATTGTAATCCCCTTGATAGACTCGGGGTTCGACTGTATCTGACATGGCATGATACGGATTTTCGACATGGATGATCGCGCGCGCCTGCCCTGGCGGTTCTTTGGCGCGACCATGACGGTGCTGTCGCGCCTATGAGGCGCCAGCCCCCTGTTCAGCCTATTATTGACCGCCAAAACGGGAGAGGACCAATGTCCCCCAAGACACTCTATGATAAAATCTGGGATGC comes from Roseovarius bejariae and encodes:
- a CDS encoding ABC transporter permease is translated as MTINVIEPKPVSFVAPVVAAAGAFCGLFVGTAQGNSLMGILGGAAITAILAFVFLTVFRQEKAARWLTTLATGAAGFAFGGPMGGVIGLAFGWFFGWFIFWLGEGRYRAKLPPYSTSAQVFYHFLFRVICGLIFFFLITPIVVVMPLSFNAENFFTFTPEMLRLDPEGYSLKHYRDFFTNDDWQQAMWNSISIAPIATLLSVSFGTLAAIGLSSEHVPFRRPIMAILISPMIVPLIISAAGMYFFYSRLGLQGTFWGVVLAHAALGIPFVIITVTATLVGFDRSLTRAAANMGADPVTTFFRVQMPLILPGVISGGLFAFITSFDEVVVVLFVGSAGQKTLPWQMFTGLREQISPTILAVATILVAISICLLTTVELLRRRSERLRGMSPG
- a CDS encoding citrate lyase subunit alpha; translation: MAGRPTLPAFIQGYGPVTPWDGVGPALGAPRKPRSGRTPRRSATLQDAIAASGLQDGGTVSFHHHLRNGDTLMVETLNTCARMGLRGLHIAPSSIFPCHAGLVPLIEDEIITRITTSYMNGPVADAVGAGRLATPAVLQTHGGRAAAIEDGRLAIDLAMIAAPAVDAAGNITGAIGRSACGPLGYAMVDAGHARHVIAATDMPDQDLPRVCIPSNRIDQIVKLDSLGEAGKIASGTTARQPGPEGDKIAAMTAALIDLTELRRPGFSFQTGAGATSIAVARKLAPLMAARGVCGDFACGGITGPLIEMHKAGLFHELRDVQAFDQIAVQSYARDPLHHGISASDYASPARSDAVAHQLGVVVLGAAEVDRGLNVNVTTTSDGRIIGGSGGHSDVAEGARMTIVTTSLLSKSGPKIMQDVLHRTTPGASIDAVVTEAGVTLISDGWQHAQKPLENAGVPTISRQKLFGDHGDMARSDWPDGRIVAVSEYRDGRIIDVIRAK
- a CDS encoding branched-chain amino acid aminotransferase; translated protein: MTGYDDRDGKIWMDGQLVDWRDANVHILTHALHYASSVFEGERCYDGKIFLSRKHSERLLKSGELMDMEIPYSVDQIETAKQAVLDANGLDNAYVRVVAFRGAGEDMGVASARNPVRMAVAAWEWGNYYGDAKMKGAKLDIAKWKRPSPDTIPTAAKAAGLYMICTMSKHAAEAKGCSDALFMDYRGYVAEATGANVFFVKDGEVHTPDPDAILNGLTRQTVIKMLEERGIKVNVRHIMPEELEGFEQCWLTGSAAEVTPVGQIGDYTFEVGQLTREIAEGYEKQVRS
- a CDS encoding MarR family winged helix-turn-helix transcriptional regulator encodes the protein MPERQGGETLLFLTDEQLRQGIEAMFFAYRGFTADPDRILATMAYGRAHHRALHFISRCPGTTVNNLLGILGVTKQSLNRVLRTLIEDGLVESRIGTSDKRERNLHLTEDGKALERKLSDAQRNRMRAAYREAGPEAVTGFRQVLEAMMDPEMRRKYHAIREKDT
- a CDS encoding response regulator translates to MIAPEPHLLIVDDDERIRGLLRKFLARHGFLVSVARDAEHARRVLSGLEFDMIVMDVMMPGEDGVALTRSLRETLTTPILLLTAKGETEDRISGLEAGADDYLAKPFEPKELLLRINAILRRMPEPEAEAAAPKVLHMGGVRFDIERAELMRGDAPVRLTATEVQLMRIFSENLREPVSRAKLVEELGRDKGQAQERAVDVQITRLRRKIEADPKQPRYLQTVRGEGYMLAPD